A stretch of Colletotrichum lupini chromosome 2, complete sequence DNA encodes these proteins:
- a CDS encoding cytochrome P450: YFTLSIILDLVFNKPFGNLASNLNVYNYIYLIKYSILNIIVTAVLPSLFYILL, encoded by the coding sequence TATTTTacgcttagtattattttagatctcgtatttaataagccgtTCGGCAATCTAGCTTCTAATTTAAacgtttataactatatttatttaataaaatatagtatactaaatattatcGTTACGGCCGTTCTACCCTccctattctatatattattatag